A single window of Mycosarcoma maydis chromosome 1, whole genome shotgun sequence DNA harbors:
- a CDS encoding uncharacterized protein (related to wd-repeat protein 8), whose protein sequence is MDFTAAYRHASWRCISFSPGSTFLASVAADDACSVVVRASSTLQVIRTWTLEASISTLEWSPDGAFLLAAHPGQTEDGIVFVVSLDPAKEANDGSDAGSGWVARILSGSEGLSHATWAPPYGPKTLILFSHNHIRASLYNLVDQHISAVEGPKHDKIAWTAKQPNYFASILKGAERDSLYIFSAQKLTHKDLQQFTNKPKSDEMWKVEHGFHLSLNDAHDVLWAPDGSCLAVWEGPLEYKLQIYTPLGALRATFLIEPESDDGAPVTRSGPTAAEVGQTSKRRQKSTELTSGVAGGGSGIRHVEWHPSSLFIAVAGGDEMVRVLESIEWEEVACLDLSRASIRANKDSLSIPSYGPLIAWREPLNWLEETRARGIVALEQASLPISLSASKTESNKVKSPKGIAWIAWSPQGNLLAALNERLPHAVWIFGFAEPGQGRVVGSAPRLLAVLQLNSAARRVCWRPGHVGKLGVVCDNRAVYMWELIATSTSHFRQRAEAIPIPNDDLKAMQLQWSPDGQKILLASDSLFCCAFEAGES, encoded by the coding sequence ATGGACTTCACAGCCGCCTATCGGCACGCGTCGTGGCGCTGCATTTCCTTTTCGCCGGGCTCGACGTTTTTGGCCTCTGTGGCCGCAGATGATGCTTGCTCGGTGGTTGTGAGGGCCAGCTCGACACTTCAAGTCATTCGGACTTGGACGCTGGAGGCGTCGATCAGTACGCTGGAATGGTCTCCCGATGGAGCTTTCCTCTTGGCAGCACATCCTGGACAGACAGAAGATGGGATCGTCTTTGTTGTATCGCTCGATCCGGCCAAGGAAGCCAATGACGGCTCTGATGCGGGCTCTGGATGGGTCGCTAGAATTTTGTCTGGCTCTGAAGGACTCTCGCACGCTACATGGGCGCCGCCTTATGGTCCCAAGACCCTGATCTTGTTCAGCCATAACCACATTCGGGCGTCGCTATACAATCTGGTTGATCAACACATCTCGGCAGTCGAAGGCCCCAAACACGACAAGATTGCATGGACAGCCAAGCAGCCCAACTACTTTGCCAGCATCCTCAAGGGAGCAGAACGTGATTCTCTCTACATCTTTTCTGCACAGAAACTGACACACAAGGATCTGCAGCAGTTCACCAACAAGCCAAAATCAGACGAGATGTGGAAGGTGGAGCATGGCTTCCATCTCTCCCTGAACGATGCGCATGATGTGCTTTGGGCTCCGGACGGGAGCTGCCTGGCAGTATGGGAGGGGCCGCTAGAGTACAAGCTGCAAATATACACACCTCTTGGCGCTCTTCGCGCGACCTTTCTCATCGAGCCGGAGAGCGACGACGGTGCACCTGTCACACGATCAGGCcccacagcagcagaggtTGGGCAGACGTCAAAGCGACGTCAGAAATCTACCGAACTCACTAGTGGAGTCGCAGGCGGTGGAAGTGGGATTCGCCATGTGGAATGGCATCCATCCTCGCTGTTCATTGCCGTTGCAGGCGGAGACGAAATGGTGCGCGTCCTGGAGAGCATCGAATGGGAGGAGGTGGCGTGTTTGGATCTTTCGCGCGCCTCGATCCGAGCCAACAAGGACTCGCTATCGATACCTAGTTATGGCCCGCTCATCGCGTGGAGGGAACCACTCAACTGGCTAGAAGAGACGAGAGCACGCGGCATTGTCGCATTGGAGCAGGCGAGCTTACCGATTTCCCTTTCAGCGTCGAAAACGGAATCGAACAAAGTCAAGTCGCCAAAGGGCATCGCATGGATAGCATGGAGCCCACAGGGAAATCTGCTAGCTGCGCTGAATGAGCGCCTACCGCATGCTGTCTGGATCTTTGGCTTTGCCGAGCCAGGTCAAGGCAGAGTTGTAGGCAGTGCACCTCGTCTGCTCGCGGTTCTGCAGCTCAATAGTGCTGCACGCAGAGTATGTTGGAGACCAGGCCATGTTGGTAAGCTGGGTGTGGTATGTGACAATCGTGCCGTCTATATGTGGGAGCTGATTGCCACCTCGACGTCTCATTTCAGGCAGAGAGCAGAGGCGATCCCAATACCCAATGACGATCTGAAGGCGATGCAATTGCAATGGTCGCCAGATGGGCAAAAGATCCTGCTGGCTTCCGACTCGCTGTTTTGCTGCGCATTTGAAGCGGGCGAGAGTTGA
- a CDS encoding uncharacterized protein (related to Cell division control protein 15) — protein MPSDRRSSSAGSGHSSRSRTERASGTMGLDGGEAGRRIAAEDEYIRRELTETTSFCNAFWGQNDAGFDAISARMKASQRTLDELKSLYKERADIEAEYAKRLAKLSRQAIGYSETGALKAAFDIVKAELETTSRTHADLASMIKKDLECAVTDFANKSWNTRKAAQANIEKLHKHKQTQESYVNKSREKYEQDCIKINGYTAQSSLVQGKDLDKVAYKLDKAQATVSQNDRDYQNFVRALRDTTVKWNAEWKAYLDQCQDQEEERIDFTKSNLWNFANAVSAVCVADDESCERIRVSLENVDTPRDVQFFIQYCGTGSLIPAPPEYINYAKGQAPPARPTYHTARFQRNTTRPTQLPIPPQPPQQPTSPQQQQPSPLQPNESPQAVSPQPPQPVQPATRNGAYQDKPVPPQPDHSQRQYEAELPQTVAATAAVPPPTHAAPAPSANPVSSSPTQVLPSSPQRRMSTKAFLARTSSLSRTNSSKTQTVSSRPAPVAPLGGGSGPVSSQSAASAASASDDEDPIAKALASLRMRPAGKSPGPARPETVSVEPVPPPVPFAQPGQIVQNMAAQHRPHSPSPSMASALPPRAKSPGAAFMQAPARATSPLPVEDVVGQYGQSFPGERKSLSRQNSVASRAGIQAAEAPKSPNKQHVEQGFAGVGARGRSPSPQPWSHVTQQQLQQQHVQQQQAAQSPRAPTSSSDQPKSGTLSRRQSNIPPVRSTTPLGIALDATGSVTHDQMAVDYMRRAGSVPPPQQQQQQQQQQSARPPSVVHANYQQQPSHHQAHPSVSSQYSTAPQVQSAYSYQGAAPAADGRQPYQSHAAQPSMYSTVGQSVPQMAAVTAAQQQAYGGYTPSGYGHGHQAPAASQSVPAHLAQSSQYASPPAPMQNAYPATAQQAGPVGAQQVGPGGYYAGAPQPQGGQYAVAQETPASAYMHEYLQQQQQQQQQQQQMQPHGVANGVGHAHQQSTASAAPSHYQQPPAQQQQWANRATSAAANATPAAAAVAPASSGAAPGRAQGHAPTGQYSDAGKPILFYVKALYDYQATNPDEFSFTTGDIIAVTHTEADGWWQGELLDEARRMAGANTFPSNFVSLLM, from the coding sequence ATGCCTTCAGATCGTCGCTCATCATCCGCAGGCTCGGGTCACAGCTCACGATCTCGAACCGAACGTGCAAGCGGCACAATGGGTCTCGATGGCGGAGAAGCTGGTCGACGCATTGCTGCAGAAGACGAGTACATTCGTCGCGAACTCACAGAGACCACTTCCTTCTGCAACGCCTTCTGGGGTCAGAACGATGCCGGCTTCGACGCCATCTCGGCTCGCATGAAGGCTTCACAGCGTACACTCGATGAGCTCAAATCGCTCTACAAGGAACGCGCCGACATCGAGGCCGAATACGCAAAACGACTCGCCAAGCTCTCGCGACAGGCTATCGGTTACAGCGAGACAGGTGCGCTCAAAGCTGCTTTCGACATCGTCAaggccgagctcgagacgacATCTCGCACCCATGCCGACCTTGCCAGCATGATCAAAAAGGACCTCGAATGCGCCGTCACCGATTTTGCTAACAAGAGCTGGAACACTCGTAAGGCTGCACAGGCAAACATTGAAAAACTtcacaagcacaagcagacCCAGGAGAGCTACGTCAACAAGTCGCGCGAAAAGTACGAGCAGGATTGCATCAAAATCAACGGCTACACCGCTCAGAGCAGCCTCGTCCAGGGcaaggatctcgacaaggtcgcctacaagctcgacaaggcaCAGGCCACCGTAAGTCAGAATGACCGCGACTATCAGAACTTTGTCCGCGCACTCAGAGACACCACTGTCAAGTGGAACGCAGAGTGGAAGGCCTATCTCGACCAGTGCCAGGAccaggaagaggagcgcaTCGACTTCACCAAGAGCAACCTCTGGAACTTTGCCAACGCCGTTTCGGCCGTCTGCGTtgccgatgacgagtcgtgcgagcgcatccgcgTCAGCCTCGAAAACGTCGATACTCCTCGCGATGTGCAGTTCTTCATCCAGTACTGTGGCACTGGCTCGCTCATCCCAGCCCCTCCCGAGTACATCAACTATGCTAAAGGCCAGGCTCCTCCCGCTCGTCCAACATACCACACTGCCAGGTTCCAGCGCAACACAACACGTCCCACCCAGCTGCCCATCCCGCCACAACCGCCGCAGCAACCCACGTCaccgcaacagcagcagccgtcCCCTCTGCAGCCCAACGAGTCGCCACAGGCTGTCTCGCCACAACCACCTCAGCCTGTCCAGCCTGCCACGCGCAACGGTGCCTACCAAGACAAGCCTGTGCCTCCTCAACCCGATCACTCACAGAGACAATACGAGGCTGAGCTCCCCCAGACGGTggctgctactgctgctgtgccgcCACCCACCCATGCTGCTCCTGCACCTTCTGCCAACCCAGTGAGTTCCAGTCCGACACAAGTCTTGCCTTCGTCGCCTCAACGACGAATGTCGACTAAAGCTTTTCTTGCTCGAACCTCTTCCCTGTCTCGTACCAACTCATCCAAAACGCAGACTGTCTCTTCGCGCCCTGCACCCGTCGCGCCCCTtggtggtggcagcggGCCTGTCAGCAGCCAATCAGCTGCATCGGCTGCTAGTGCTtccgacgatgaggatcCCATCGCTAAAGCTCTTGCTAGCTTGCGCATGCGTCCCGCTGGCAAGTCACCCGGTCCTGCACGCCCAGAGACCGTCTCGGTCGAGCCTGTCCCGCCACCTGTTCCGTTTGCGCAACCCGGCCAGATTGTGCAGAACATGGCTGCTCAGCATCGACCCCACTCTCCCTCACCCTCCATGGCCAGCGCGCTGCCTCCGCGTGCAAAGTCACCCGGTGCCGCGTTCATGCAGGCTCCGGCGCGAGCGACATCGCCTTTGCCAGTCGAGGACGTGGTGGGACAGTACGGCCAGTCTTTCCCTGGCGAGCGCAAGTCGCTATCCCGCCAGAACTCGGTAGCATCGCGTGCGGGCATCCAGGCTGCGGAGGCTCCCAAGAGTCccaacaagcagcacgTCGAACAGGGCTTTGCTGGAGTTGGAGCTCGCGGACGAAGCCCAAGCCCTCAGCCGTGGTCTCATGtcacacagcagcagctgcaacagcagcatgtacaacaacaacaagcTGCACAGTCTCCTAGAGCGCCCACTTCCTCTTCGGACCAACCCAAGTCTGGCACACTTTCCCGGCGACAATCGAACATACCACCTGTGCGCAGCACAACGCCTCTGGGCATCGCCTTGGATGCCACCGGCTCCGTGACGCACGATCAGATGGCAGTTGATTACATGAGACGCGCCGGTAGTGTTCCGCCGccccagcagcagcagcagcagcagcagcagcaatcagCGCGTCCGCCTTCCGTGGTCCATGCCAACtaccaacagcagccatCGCACCACCAAGCGCACCcctcggtctcgagtcAGTACAGCACCGCACCTCAAGTGCAGAGCGCGTACAGTTATCAAGGCGCCGCGCCTGCAGCGGATGGGCGCCAGCCATACCAGAGCCACGCAGCACAGCCGTCCATGTATTCCACCGTTGGCCAGTCTGTCCCGCAGATGGCGGCTGTTACAGCCGCACAACAGCAAGCGTACGGAGGATACACGCCCTCGGGCTACGGGCACGGGCATCAAGCTCCCGCTGCCAGTCAGAGCGTGCCCGCTCACTTGGCTCAATCGTCGCAATATGCTAGCCCTCCAGCTCCGATGCAAAACGCGTATCCGGCTACAGCGCAACAGGCTGGGCCTGTGGGAGCTCAGCAGGTGGGGCCGGGCGGTTATTATGCGGGTGCGCCACAGCCGCAGGGTGGACAGTACGCGGTTGCACAGGAGACGCCGGCGTCGGCGTACATGCACGAATActtgcaacagcagcagcagcagcagcagcagcagcagcagatgcagccaCATGGCGTGGCTAATGGTGTCGGACATGCACATCAGCAAAGCACAGCGAGTGCGGCGCCTTCGCACTACCAGCAGCCACCGgctcaacagcaacagtGGGCTAACAGAGCGACGAGTGCGGCGGCGAATGCAACAccggctgctgctgcagtggCACCTGCATCGTCGGGAGCTGCACCAGGCCGCGCTCAAGGCCACGCACCCACCGGGCAGTACAGCGACGCAGGCAAGCCTATCCTGTTCTACGTCAAGGCTCTGTATGATTACCAAGCGACAAACCCGGATGAGTTTAGCTTCACCACTGGCGATATCATCGCAGTAACGCATACCGAGGCCGACGGGTGGTGGCAGGgcgagctgttggatgAAGCGAGACGCATGGCCGGGGCGAACACTTTCCCGAGCAACTTTGTTTCCTTGCTCATGTAA
- a CDS encoding uncharacterized protein (related to AUT1 - essential for autophagocytosis): protein MNALQTHFWAVREYLSPVLRESKFKEHGRITPDEFVAAGDFLSYKFPTWQWCAGSSSKARDYLPKDKQFLISCGVPSLRRVSQIEKGVGVGVKDDDEKLMSFGEEGGADAPEDDQWVATHFDDQQTGSSSQVADMLDIPDIGEDQLAPEHQLTEGQQDDLAARVAGVTIGHQSDSIHASASGDGMGDIDDIPDIPDMDDETDELAAGVHEDEDPATAAPPTHNAARTGWASAGDNGKLLSVRKYDCIITYDKYYQTPRMWLVGYDEHGVPLKPAQIFEDVSSDYAQKTVTIEPFPHGHAGPDSSVTSSASAVGVATASIHPCKHASVMKKVIERMNASVIEEQRRAAACSGTASVAGEKKKKKGWSVSSAVKRVTGGATDGSSAPTAEAKEDGSTTAEAAATEAEDDVDGLRVDQYMIIFLKFMASIVPAIEIDATQAL from the exons ATGAACGCCCTCCAAACTCATTTCTGGGCTGTGAGGGAATACCTCTCGCCAGTCTTGAGAGAGTCCAAGTTCAAAGAGCATGGCAGAATCACTCCAG ACGAGTTTGTTGCGGCGGGTGACTTCCTATCGTACAAGTTTCCAACCTGGCAGTGGTGTGCCGGCAGCTCCTCGAAAGCGCGCGACTACCTACCCAAGGACAAGCAGTTCCTCATCTCGTGCGGTGTTCCATCGTTGCGCCGCGTCAGTCAGATCGAAAAGggcgtcggcgttggcgttaAGGACGATGATGAAAAGCTCATGAGCTTCggcgaagaaggcggcGCAGATGCACCCGAAGACGATCAGTGGGTCGCTACGCATTTTGACGATCAGCAGACAGGGTCCAGCAGCCAAGTAGCTGATATGCTCGATATACCTGATATTGGTGAAGATCAGTTGGCGCCTGAACACCAGCTCACCGAGGGGCAGCAAGATGATCTCGCCGCTCGTGTCGCAGGTGTCACCATAGGTCATCAAAGCGACTCGATCCATGCGTCCGCTTCTGGTGACGGCATGGGCGACATTGACGACATACCCGACATTCCAGATATGGACGATGAgaccgacgagctcgcaGCTGGCGTACACGAGGATGAAGACCCAGCTACAGCCGCTCCACCAACACACAATGCCGCTCGCACAGGCTGGGCGTCGGCTGGTGACAACGGAAAGCTGCTTTCCGTGCGCAAGTACGACTGCATCATCACGTACGACAAGTACTATCAAACTCCGCGCATGTGGCTCGTAGGCTATGACGAACACGGTGTACCTCTGAAACCGGCGCAGATCTTCGAAGACGTCTCGTCCGACTATGCACAAAAGACGGTCACCATCGAGCCGTTCCCGCACGGTCACGCCGGGCCGGACAGTTCAGTTACgtcgtctgcatctgctgttGGCGTGGCGACGGCCAGCATCCATCCATGCAAGCACGCCAGCGTGATGAAAAAGGTGATTGAGCGCATGAATGCGTCGGTGATTGAGGAGCAGCGtagagctgctgcttgctccgGCACGGCAAGCGTGGCGGgcgaaaagaagaagaagaagggctGGAGCGTATCGAGCGCTGTCAAGAGGGTCACTGGCGGCGCGACGGATGGGTCAAGTGCGCcaacagcagaagcaaagGAAGATGGCTCGACAACCgctgaagctgcagctACCGAGGCGGAGGATGACGTCGACGGTTTGAGAGTGGACCAGTACATGATCATCTTCCTCAAGTTCATGGCTTCGATCGTTCCCGCTATCGAAATCGATGCTACGCAGGCTTTGTAG
- a CDS encoding tRNA dimethylallyltransferase (related to tRNA isopentenylpyrophosphate transferase) — MQIYRGLDIITNKATKDEMQGVVHHLIGFLDPEQQPLAGYDVTKFVDDANRLVGELHEKHKVAVVCGGTTYYLQHLMFPGQLISSNLNTHSEVDLTSQVLYQTLDEQERTLLDHVSTTNSAKLDLAAKASGDVSLAMKLWQLLEKIDPVMAGRWHYRDSRKIANSLRVYKETGRAHSQWIAEQDSPVKNVEQTRVSASRKLLFWLWCDPPVLRQRLDDRVDDMVSRGLEAEVREMRAIAHRMLSDVLEQRNYQSGIFQTIGYRQFVEYLDRLDTLGSETSKDQPKWFDKAVQDTKTSTRQYAKSQLKWVQNKLVPEVRRAQAAGSQVELYLLDATDVCSWNQNVLAPALDITRRFLNHQPLPHPQTVSNPTAAKSYLYSGRSANQALSKFAPSTPLTNHAHAHLTVQANQLYTCHVCTFDPSRPVRIREVDRQSHTTSRHHRNNVKRKSSLHTKQAAIQAAIQAGQNISAERRRRKHDHSHQPTRNDPPDM; from the coding sequence ATGCAGATTTACCGAGGCTTGGATATCATTACGAACAAAGCGACGAAAGACGAGATGCAGGGGGTGGTGCATCATCTGATTGGATTTTTGGATCCAGAACAGCAACCACTGGCGGGATACGATGTGACGAAATTTGTAGACGATGCGAATCGGCTCGTGGGCGAACTACACGAGAAGCACAaggtggcggtggtgtGTGGAGGTACAACGTATTATCTGCAACATCTGATGTTTCCTGGTCAACTGATCAGTAGCAATCTCAACACGCACAGCGAGGTGGATTTGACCAGCCAAGTCCTCTACCAGACATtggacgagcaagagcgaaCGCTGTTGGATCAcgtctcgacgacgaaTAGCGCGAAACTGGATCTAGCCGCCAAAGCATCTGGAGATGTGTCGTTGGCGATGAAACTGTGGCAGTTGCTTGAAAAAATCGATCCGGTAATGGCGGGTAGGTGGCATTATCGAGACTCACGAAAGATCGCGAATTCTCTCAGAGTGTACAAGGAAACTGGTCGAGCGCATTCGCAGTGGATCGCAGAACAAGACTCGCCAGTGAAAAACGTCGAGCAGACACGTGTGAGCGCGTCACGCAAGCTTCTGTTCTGGCTCTGGTGCGATCCGCCCGTGCTTCGCCAAAGGTTGGATGATCGTGTCGACGATATGGTATCGCGTGGActcgaggccgaggtgcGAGAAATGCGTGCGATCGCCCACCGAATGTTGAGCGACgtcctcgagcagcgcaactACCAATCTGGCATTTTCCAGACAATAGGCTACCGACAGTTTGTCGAGTacctcgatcgactcgacacGCTCGGCTCTGAAACATCGAAAGACCAGCCCAAGTGGTTTGACAAAGCGGTCCAAGATACAAAGACATCGACGAGGCAATATGCGAAATCGCAGCTCAAGTGGGTGCAGAACAAGCTGGTTCCCGAAGTACGTCGAGCTCAGGCTGCTGGTTCGCAAGTCGAGCTATACCTTCTCGACGCCACCGACGTTTGCAGCTGGAACCAAAACGTCCTCGCTCCAGCCCTCGATATCACGCGTCGATTCCTCAACCACCAACCGCTCCCACATCCACAGACCGTCTCGAACCCAACCGCCGCCAAATCCTACCTCTACTCGGGTCGATCCGCCAACCAAGCCCTCTCAAAATTCGCCCCCTCCACCCCCCTCACCAACCACGCCCACGCCCACCTCACCGTCCAAGCCAACCAACTCTACACCTGCCATGTATGCACCTTTGATCCCTCCCGCCCCGTCCGCATCCGTGAGGTAGACCGCCAATCCCACACCACCAGTCGTCATCACAGAAACAACGTCAAACGCAAATCCTCGTTGCACACCAAACAAGCTGCCATCCAAGCCGCCATCCAAGCCGGCCAAAACATATCCGCTGAAAGACGCAGACGCAAACACGACCACTCGCATCAGCCCACCCGAAACGACCCACCCGACATGTAA
- a CDS encoding bifunctional aminopeptidase/epoxide hydrolase (related to leukotriene-A4 hydrolase) translates to MTWTPPNPASVGAPALRVPEDIHTHSKVAEYKPLHLHLDWSIDWNARTISGRVSHVIELIQPGITSIILDASYLKIDSVHVEGKQVDYTLGTQRGTLGAPLHIPIPSSINKKGDKVHVDIDYSTTEHCTALGWLTTEQTAGQTNPFLYSQCQAIHCRSLVPCIDSPSHKITYTATVHSRIPVLMSALKDDSKPSKAATYHFKQPVGIPSYLIAIVGGDLEFRKLGERTGIWAEPPNADAVQWEFEADAERFLEHAEKVISPYSWTRYDSVVLPPSFPYGGMENANLTTLTPSLVCGDRSLTDVLLHELCHSWSGNLTSCANWTHFWLNEGWTVYLERLLLQEVHGPKEGPAHRGFSYIIGSKALKDALAQFTDTPRFQRLIPAFKDGEDPDDAFSSIPYEKGSNFLLYLERTVGGLDNFLPYAKSYFHAFYNRSVTTQEWREHLFKFFESNAEATAALHKVDWDAWLYGEGLELPVKMEYDTSLAEQAFSLASRWIQVIDGHATLENAKFRPADIKGWNANQVVVFLERLHSGPKVPLAITHKLDEVYEFSKASNGEVLLRFFEVALEVKGGKYAQQAAEWVKGQGRMKFCRTVYRALNKVEPELAKKTFLDNKSFYHPIAAAQIEKDLGL, encoded by the exons ATGACCTGGACTCCGCCCAATCCTGCCTCGGTCGGTGCACCCGCCCTGCGCGTGCCTGAGGATATCCACACCCACTCCAAGGTGGCCGAGTACAAGCCGCTCCACTTGCACCTCGATTGGAGCATCGACTGGAACGCTCGCACCATCTCGGGTCGCGTCTCGCATGTCATCGAGCTTATTCAGCCCGGCATCACTtccatcatcctcgacgcAAGCTACCTCAAGATCGACTCGGTCCACGTCGAAGGCAAGCAAGTCGACTACACTCTCGGCACTCAGCGCGGTACCCTCGGTGCTCCCCTCCACATCCCTATCCCTTCTTCCATCAACAAAAAGGGGGACAAGGTCCACGTAGACATCGACTACTCTACCACCGAACACTGCACCGCCCTTGGTTGGCTCACAACCGAGCAGACCGCTGGGCAGACCAACCCTTTCCTCTACTCCCAGTGCCAGGCCATTCACTgccgctcgctcgtccCTTGCATCGACTCACCCTCTCACAAGATCACCTACACTGCTACTGTCCACTCGCGCATCCCCGTTCTCATGTCTGCCCTCAAGGACGACTCCAAGCCTAGCAAAGCTGCCACTTACCACTTTAAGCAGCCCGTCGGCATTCCCTCGTAcctcatcgccatcgtAGGAGGCGACTTGGAGTTCCGCAAGCTCGGAGAGCGCACCGGTATCTGGGCCGAACCACCcaatgctgatgctgttcAGTGGGAGTTtgaagcagatgcagagcgCTTCCTCGAACACGCAGAAAAAGTCATCTCGCCCTATTCTTGGACGCGTTACGACTCAGTGGTGCTTCCGCCCTCCTTCCCTTACGGCGGCATGGAGAACGCCAACTTGACCACCTTGACTCCTTCGCTAGTCTGCGGTGACCGAAGTTTGACCGACGTGCTGCTACACGAGCTCTGCCACTCGTGGTCCGGCAACCTTACCTCATGCGCCAACTGGACCCACTTTTGGCTCAACGAGGGATGGACCGTCTACCTCGAGCGTCTATTGCTTCAGGAGGTTCATGGGCCCAAGGAGGGGCCTGCTCATCGTGGCTTTTCTTACATCATTGGCtccaaggcgctcaaggatgCGCTGGCGCAGTTCACGGACACGCCTCGCTTCCAGCGTTTGATTCCCGCCTTCAAGGACGGTGAGGATCCTGACGACGCCTTTAGTTCGATCCCATATGAGAAAGGTTCCAACTTCCTCCTGTACCTCGAACGCACCGTCGGCGGTCTGGACAACTTCCTCCCTTACGCCAAGAGCTACTTCCACGCCTTCTACAACCGTTCCGTCACCACGCAAGAGTGGCGCGAGCATCTGTTCAAGTTTTTTGAGAGCAACGCAGAGGCGACCGCTGCGCTTCACAAGGTCGATTGGGACGCTTGGCTCTACGGTGAAGGACTGGAGCTGCCTGTCAAGATGGAATACGACACTAGCCTGGCCGAGCAAGCGTTTTCGCTCGCCAGCCGCTGGATCCAGGTGATCGATGGCCATGCTACGCTCGAGAACGCCAAGTTTAGACCTGCGGACATCAAAGGCTGGAATGCCAACCAggtcgtcgtcttcctcgagcGTCTGCACTCGGGACCCAAGGTGCCTCTGGCCATCacgcacaagctcgacgaggtgtACGAATTTAGCAAGGCGTCCAACGGTgaagtgctgctgcgcttcttTGAGGTTGCGTTGGAGGTCAAGGGCGGCAAGTACGCTCAGCAGGCTGCCGAATGGGTCAAGGGACAGGGCAGGATGAAGTTTTGCCGAACCGTCTACCGCGCACTCAACAAGGTCGAGCCCGAGCTGGCCAAGAAGACGTTCCTCGACAACAAGAGTTTCTACCACCCAATTGCTGCGGCACAGATCGAAAAG GATCTTGGTCTTTGA